A single genomic interval of Mustela nigripes isolate SB6536 chromosome 7, MUSNIG.SB6536, whole genome shotgun sequence harbors:
- the LOC132022460 gene encoding protein FAM209-like, with amino-acid sequence MRTLTWFLFLPLCLCCGYAFVFSPVREKVKEPQGKVPCGGHFRIRQNLPEHAPGWLGSKWLWLFFVVVLYGILKFRGDSEKIKEQNPALRGCSFRSPLRKNQNASPNKDYAFNTLTQLEMDLVKFVSKVRNLKVAMATGTGLKVQNLEVPADPHNNITIYEIWGEEDSE; translated from the exons ATGCGGACGCTaacatggttcttgttcttgcctctgtgcctctgctgCGGCTACGCCTTTGTGTTTTCTCCTGTGCGAGAGAAAGTCAAAGAACCCCAGGGGAAGGTGCCTTGCGGAGGGCACTTTCGGATCAGGCAGAATCTCCCAGAGCACGCCCCCGGCTGGCTTGGGAGCAAATGGCTCTGGCTCTTTTTCGTAGTTGTGCTGTATGGGATACTGAAGTTTCGAGGAGATAGTGAGAAGATTAAG GAGCAGAATCCTGCCCTTCGAGGCTGTTCATTTCGCTCTCCACTAAGGAAAAATCAAAATGCTTCCCCCAACAAAGACTACGCGTTCAATACCTTAACCCAACTGGAGATGGACCTTGTGAAATTTGTGTCCAAGGTGCGGAATCTGAAAGTAGCCATGGCAACCGGCACTGGCCTCAAGGTTCAGAACTTGGAGGTACCTGCAGACCCACACAATAATATCACCATCTATGAAATATGGGGCGAAGAAGACTCGGAATGA